In Spinacia oleracea cultivar Varoflay chromosome 5, BTI_SOV_V1, whole genome shotgun sequence, a single window of DNA contains:
- the LOC110786982 gene encoding UPF0481 protein At3g47200, whose protein sequence is MDSSNSYSPSPNQTRHGTLQYYSMDSNSPSPTQTPTNHIINMVTIDNNRLAAIQQKINTPPKILSKAAGRATCSIFKVPKSFNDVNGKLYQPQIISIGPFHHDQQNVQMMEEHKYHYLGQLLTRTKLALPALFNAVAPLVGTARECYSEVITFEDQHLLEMLVVDGCFIIELFRKVSKLVMFEEDDPIASMSWIFPALLRDLHLLENQIPFFFLQSLYDFTCDDKQQIGDFTLATLSLGFFNFTIQRPEKIISKFKDLKPKHLLDLLRSSFITRELDPEDPSKENSAPQHVIHSVSKLRQAGIHLRPGKSETFLAVKFKRGVIEMPKVTMDDFMSSLLANCVTYEQCHNGHSTYFTTYATFLDSLVNSAKDVEYLCDKNILENYFGTEAEIATFINNLGKDVAFDIDQCYLANLFNDINTYHQNDCHVYWATLKYTYFNTPWSFISVVAAFVLLFLTILQTLYTVYPYYKPGN, encoded by the exons ATGGATAGCAGCAACTCTTACTCACCTAGCCCAAACCAAACTCGCCATGGAACATTACAATACTACTCAATGGATAGCAACTCACCTAGCCCAACCCAAACCCCCACCAACCATATCATCAACATGGTAACCATTGACAACAACCGCTTAGCAGCCATCCAACAAAAAATCAACACACCACCAAAAATCCTAAGCAAGGCAGCCGGTCGAGCAACTTGCTCCATCTTCAAAGTCCCAAAGAGTTTCAACGACGTTAACGGAAAACTCTATCAACCACAAATAATCTCAATAGGACCATTCCACCATGACCAACAAAATGTCCAAATGATGGAGGAGCACAAGTATCATTACCTTGGTCAACTCCTAACTCGAACCAAACTCGCTCTTCCTGCACTCTTCAATGCGGTCGCACCTCTTGTTGGCACCGCACGAGAGTGTTACTCTGAAGTAATCACTTTTGAGGACCAACACTTACTTGAGATGTTAGTTGTTGATGGATGTTTTATTATTGAGTTGTTTAGGAAAGTTTCTAAATTAGTAATGTTTGAAGAGGATGATCCTATCGCTTCTATGTCTTGGATATTTCCGGCGCTTTTAAGGGATTTACATTTGTTGGAGAATCAaattcctttctttttcttgcAGTCTTTGTATGATTTTACTTGCGACGATAAACAACAAATTGGAGATTTTACTCTTGCCACACTTTCATTGGGCTTCTTCAATTTTACCATTCAGCGCCCCGAAAAGATTATCTCCAAGTTTAAG GATCTAAAACCCAAACACTTATTAGATCTGTTACGATCTAGCTTCATCACACGAGAGTTAGACCCAGAAGACCCTTCAAAAGAAAACAGTGCTCCACAACATGTGATTCATTCAGTTTCAAAGCTCCGACAAGCAGGAATCCATCTTAGACCCGGAAAATCAGAAACATTCTTAGCAGTAAAATTCAAACGTGGTGTGATAGAAATGCCAAAGGTAACAATGGACGATTTCATGAGCTCGTTGTTAGCGAATTGTGTAACGTACGAGCAATGCCACAACGGTCACTCTACATACTTTACTACATACGCAACGTTCTTGGATTCCCTTGTTAACTCTGCTAAGGATGTAGAGTACCTTTGTGACAAGAACATTCTTGAGAATTATTTTGGAACAGAAGCTGAAATTGCTACATTTATCAACAATTTGGGTAAGGATGTAGCATTTGATATTGATCAATGTTATTTGGCTAACTTGTTTAATGATATTAACACATATCATCAAAATGATTGCCATGTTTATTGGGCAACTTTGAAATACACTTATTTCAACACCCCTTGGTCCTTCATATCCGTCGTTGCTGCCTTTGTTTTGCTGTTTCTCACAATTTTGCAAACGTTGTATACTGTTTATCCATACTACAAGCCAGGAAATTAG